In Crassostrea angulata isolate pt1a10 chromosome 4, ASM2561291v2, whole genome shotgun sequence, one genomic interval encodes:
- the LOC128180829 gene encoding 5-hydroxytryptamine receptor 1D-like, translated as MMNLTGSNYSNTTISSGSERVLPPGYSTVHLILTVTIVTIIILIIVGGNLLVVVAIYTDKNLKSKQNWFIASLAVADCLLGLIIMPFSLTNEVMGYWYFGSVWCDLWKAIDVLLCTASILSICLISLDRYWCITKALTYPRQRTATRAALMIAAVWILSLIVCVPPLIGWKNPLPVNDYPLCLLSSELGYIISSCMGSFYIPGVIMVIVYYKIYKAATERARKQRGNNNKKAKKKDRTDKELYGLLKNTDTKEKQETVTNMPTKVNSMTLTDDESTWPIYQKQGVNREDSGQEPETGNGTIDEQDIDLDEANEKESTKSDTTGTTNLTPNQEEIKHAEVYDAVKDLERHKRKLAKARERRATIVLGIVMAAFIVCWAPFFTLYIIMALCNCIPDIVFDVCFWAGYCNSALNPIIYTVFNRDFRHAFKRILCIGQAHR; from the coding sequence ATGATGAATTTGACGGGGAGTAACTATTCGAACACGACTATCAGCTCTGGGTCAGAAAGAGTACTTCCGCCAGGATACAGCACAGTACATTTGATACTGACCGTTACCATAGTGACCATCATCATCCTCATTATTGTAGGTGGAAATCTCCTAGTTGTGGTGGCCATTTATACggataaaaatttgaaatcaaaacaGAACTGGTTCATAGCGTCGCTCGCTGTTGCGGATTGTCTGCTAGGTCTGATAATCATGCCGTTTAGTCTGACTAATGAAGTGATGGGGTACTGGTATTTCGGCTCTGTCTGGTGTGATTTATGGAAGGCCATTGATGTACTCCTGTGCACTGCTTCCATCCTCAGCATTTGCCTTATTAGTTTGGATAGATATTGGTGTATTACCAAAGCCTTGACGTATCCAAGACAACGAACTGCGACCCGTGCGGCGCTGATGATCGCCGCAGTCTGGATTCTGTCCCTAATTGTTTGTGTACCTCCACTGATAGGGTGGAAAAATCCTCTTCCGGTTAATGACTATCCGCTATGTTTACTCAGCAGTGAACTTGGATATATCATAAGTTCATGCATGGGATCATTCTATATACCCGGGGTTATCATGGTGATTgtgtattataaaatttataaagcgGCGACAGAACGAGCAAGGAAACAAAGAGGGAACAATAATAAAAAGGCAAAGAAAAAGGACAGGACCGATAAAGAATTATACGGTCTACTGAAAAATACAGACACAAAGGAGAAACAGGAAACAGTCACAAACATGCCTACAAAGGTCAACAGTATGACCTTGACGGATGATGAAAGTACATGGCCGATATATCAGAAACAGGGGGTCAACAGGGAGGATTCGGGTCAGGAGCCGGAAACGGGTAATGGAACAATTGATGAGCAAGACATAGATTTAGATGAAGCGAACGAGAAAGAATCTACAAAATCTGATACCACAGGAACAACCAACTTAACGCCAAATCAAGAGGAAATCAAACACGCGGAGGTTTACGACGCCGTCAAAGACCTAGAGAGACATAAACGCAAACTCGCAAAAGCGCGGGAAAGGCGCGCCACCATTGTTTTAGGAATAGTGATGGCGGCTTTTATCGTCTGCTGGGCACCTTTTTTCACGTTGTATATAATCATGGCTTTGTGTAATTGTATCCCTGACATAGTGTTTGATGTCTGCTTTTGGGCCGGTTACTGTAACTCGGCCCTGAATCCAATAATCTATACTGTGTTCAATCGAGATTTCAGACATGCTTTTAAAAGAATCCTTTGTATTGGTCAAGCTCACCGTTGA